In Sphingobacteriaceae bacterium, the following proteins share a genomic window:
- a CDS encoding response regulator: protein MSKKRILIIDDDNRNIFALTATLRSKGFECISRTNAREAIEFLQGDEPIDIVLLDMMMPDMDGYEALPEIKKITKRSDVPVVSVTAQAMTGDKEKCLAAGADNYISKPIDVDKLLTLLASY, encoded by the coding sequence ATGTCTAAAAAAAGAATTTTAATAATTGACGACGATAACAGGAACATTTTTGCACTCACTGCAACCCTGCGTTCTAAAGGCTTTGAATGTATTTCGCGCACAAACGCGAGGGAAGCCATTGAATTTTTACAGGGTGACGAGCCCATTGATATAGTACTGCTCGACATGATGATGCCCGACATGGATGGCTACGAAGCACTACCTGAAATAAAAAAAATAACAAAACGGAGTGATGTTCCGGTAGTGTCGGTTACCGCCCAGGCTATGACGGGAGATAAAGAAAAATGTCTTGCTGCAGGCGCCGACAACTATATTTCGAAACCTATTGACGTGGACAAATTACTAACGCTGTTGGCAAGCTATTAG
- a CDS encoding histidine kinase codes for MPENSSNSVIRNLQIVFLISTVLLVVSIGSAIYSIKKLVDSSQWVNHTNAVLIEAENLISSLKDAETGQRGYLLTNNPAFLEPYNDARSKALESASNLKDLTTDNALQQKNIAEMKFLIDDKFDQMQRVIDVSKKQNLRFANDSSLMYNEMVKGKVMMDDLRNFANRIKKEESNLLIIRTGQLETYTSFTPALVILAALISILITLFSYVKIKRDLDERVKKEKEDEEKYQETSNRITVMESVTQKLSDGDYTIRSKDAKDDELGRVSTALNSMAVSLETNFNTLKNKSWLQDGTVKIGDAIRGERDVKRLASKLITCITEYIDAPIATLYINDTGTFTLASSYSITEAPQHFEIGEGLVGQAAKNKEIKIVEDLPADFIIKSTLGKSLPVSLVIVPLVHDNETIAIVEIGLLRKPDSLEIEFLNENSEAIAIGINAAISYAKLQNLLEETQAQTEELQAQHNELENLNAELEAQSQKLQASEEELRVQQEELQQTNEELEERSVLLEERNQEIQRKARELETTTRYKSEFLANMSHELRTPLNSILLLSRLLSENNEKNLSMDQIEYANVIQSSGNGLLGLIDEILDLSKIEAGKMELEYIDVPINDIAEDMKGLFKEVAKEKKLDFKVHVSPELPYSIQTDKSRVEQILKNLLSNALKFTTQGSVSLEIKKCVVNNALICFVVKDTGIGIAADKQQFIFEAFQQADGSTRRKYGGTGLGLSISRELTKLLGGDIHVTSEVNRGSEFTLRVPVIKPDDYSYFEEDLSEVPSLLPMPTSATTGKAQFDNYIAANIPESVPDDRENITEKDKVILIVEDDTPFAKSLLEVSRKKGYKGVVTVRGDEGYPLAKKYKPVGILLDIQLPMKSGWEVIDELKNDLQTRHIPVHMMSSYKVKNESLLKGAVDFINKPMVFEQIPGIFKKIEYVLNRNSKKVLIIEDNPKHAKALAYYLETYNISSEVKNSVPESVNALKEDEIDCVILDMGIPDASSYQMLEEAKKNPGLENLPIIIFTGKSLSMSEEQRIKQYADSIVVKTAHSYQRMLDEVSLFLHVVDGKKKQEPRKNDYKKLGVLTEILHGKTVLIVDDDVRNIFSLSKSLEKLKMNVITAMNGKEALEKLNDHSEVDVVLLDMMMPEMDGYETAKIIRENMKWRNLPVIAVTAKAMTGDRDKCISAGASDYITKPVDIDQLLSLLRVWLYDNYA; via the coding sequence ATGCCAGAAAACTCATCCAACTCAGTTATCCGGAATCTTCAAATCGTCTTCTTAATTTCAACAGTACTCTTAGTAGTCAGTATCGGTTCGGCTATATATAGTATTAAAAAATTAGTGGATAGTTCGCAATGGGTTAACCATACCAATGCAGTGCTTATAGAAGCTGAAAATCTCATCTCCTCTTTAAAGGATGCGGAAACAGGGCAAAGGGGGTATTTACTCACAAATAATCCGGCTTTTCTTGAACCCTACAATGATGCGAGGTCAAAAGCTTTAGAAAGCGCCAGCAATTTAAAGGACCTGACAACAGACAATGCCCTGCAACAAAAAAATATTGCTGAAATGAAATTTTTGATCGACGATAAATTCGATCAGATGCAACGTGTTATCGATGTCTCTAAAAAACAGAATCTCCGCTTTGCCAACGATTCGTCGTTAATGTACAATGAAATGGTGAAAGGAAAAGTGATGATGGATGACCTTCGTAATTTTGCCAACCGCATTAAAAAAGAAGAAAGTAATTTGCTGATTATTCGTACCGGGCAACTTGAAACCTACACCAGTTTTACTCCCGCCCTTGTTATTCTTGCAGCACTTATTTCTATACTTATTACCCTGTTCTCGTATGTAAAAATTAAACGCGATCTCGACGAGCGGGTAAAAAAAGAAAAAGAAGACGAAGAAAAATATCAGGAAACTTCCAACCGTATCACTGTAATGGAAAGTGTTACGCAAAAACTTTCGGATGGTGATTACACTATAAGAAGCAAAGATGCCAAAGACGACGAACTGGGAAGAGTTTCTACTGCTCTTAATAGTATGGCCGTTTCTCTGGAAACAAATTTCAACACATTAAAAAATAAAAGTTGGTTGCAGGACGGCACGGTTAAAATTGGTGACGCCATTCGTGGTGAACGGGATGTTAAGCGCTTAGCTTCCAAACTCATTACGTGCATCACAGAATACATCGATGCACCAATCGCTACCTTGTACATAAATGACACAGGCACTTTTACACTGGCCTCCAGCTACTCTATCACCGAAGCCCCACAGCATTTTGAAATTGGTGAAGGTCTTGTTGGGCAGGCTGCAAAAAACAAAGAAATAAAAATCGTTGAAGATCTTCCCGCCGATTTTATTATTAAATCTACTCTCGGAAAATCACTTCCTGTTTCTTTGGTTATTGTACCATTAGTTCATGATAATGAAACCATCGCAATTGTTGAGATCGGCTTGTTAAGAAAACCCGATTCTCTTGAAATTGAATTTTTGAATGAAAACTCCGAAGCCATCGCTATTGGTATCAATGCAGCCATCAGTTATGCGAAACTTCAAAACTTACTCGAAGAAACACAGGCACAAACAGAAGAATTACAAGCACAACATAATGAACTCGAAAATCTGAATGCCGAATTAGAAGCCCAGTCACAAAAACTCCAGGCTTCAGAAGAGGAGCTGCGCGTTCAACAAGAAGAGCTGCAACAAACAAACGAGGAGCTGGAAGAAAGGTCGGTATTGTTAGAAGAGCGTAACCAGGAAATTCAGCGCAAGGCAAGGGAACTTGAAACAACCACACGTTATAAATCAGAATTTCTTGCCAACATGTCGCACGAGTTGCGTACACCACTCAACTCTATTTTATTACTGAGCCGTTTACTTTCAGAAAACAATGAAAAAAATCTCAGCATGGATCAGATCGAATACGCTAATGTTATTCAAAGTTCTGGTAATGGCTTATTAGGACTGATTGATGAGATTCTTGATCTTTCAAAAATTGAAGCCGGCAAAATGGAATTAGAATACATCGACGTTCCCATCAACGACATAGCTGAAGATATGAAAGGCCTCTTTAAAGAAGTTGCCAAAGAAAAGAAATTAGATTTCAAAGTTCATGTGAGTCCGGAATTACCATACAGCATTCAAACCGATAAGAGCCGTGTTGAACAAATTCTTAAAAATCTATTATCCAATGCACTTAAATTTACCACACAAGGTTCTGTAAGTCTTGAAATAAAGAAATGCGTTGTAAATAACGCCTTGATTTGTTTTGTAGTAAAAGATACCGGCATTGGTATTGCAGCAGACAAACAACAATTTATCTTTGAAGCCTTTCAGCAAGCCGATGGATCTACACGCAGAAAATACGGCGGAACAGGTTTAGGCTTATCGATCAGTCGTGAGTTGACAAAATTATTGGGCGGCGACATTCATGTTACCAGTGAAGTAAATAGAGGCAGCGAGTTTACCTTGCGAGTTCCTGTTATAAAACCTGACGACTATTCTTATTTTGAAGAAGATCTGAGCGAAGTTCCATCCCTTCTTCCAATGCCAACATCTGCCACCACAGGTAAAGCGCAGTTCGATAATTATATCGCTGCCAACATTCCTGAAAGCGTTCCGGATGACCGCGAAAACATTACTGAAAAAGATAAGGTGATTTTGATTGTGGAAGATGATACCCCATTCGCAAAATCGCTTTTAGAAGTCTCCCGCAAAAAAGGATACAAAGGTGTTGTAACAGTGCGCGGCGACGAAGGTTACCCCCTTGCAAAAAAATACAAACCGGTTGGCATTTTGCTCGACATACAATTGCCAATGAAGAGTGGCTGGGAAGTGATTGATGAATTGAAGAACGACCTGCAAACACGTCATATTCCGGTACACATGATGTCCTCATACAAAGTGAAGAATGAAAGTTTACTAAAAGGTGCGGTTGACTTTATAAACAAGCCAATGGTCTTTGAACAAATTCCCGGCATCTTTAAAAAGATTGAATATGTTTTAAACCGCAACTCTAAAAAAGTTCTTATCATAGAAGACAATCCAAAACATGCAAAGGCACTTGCTTATTACCTCGAGACTTACAACATTAGTTCTGAAGTAAAAAACAGTGTTCCTGAAAGCGTAAATGCTCTTAAAGAGGATGAGATAGATTGTGTCATTCTCGACATGGGAATTCCTGATGCCAGCTCTTACCAAATGCTGGAGGAAGCCAAGAAAAATCCAGGATTGGAAAATCTGCCTATCATTATTTTTACCGGGAAAAGTTTGTCGATGAGCGAAGAGCAGAGAATTAAACAATATGCAGATTCTATTGTTGTAAAAACGGCTCACTCGTACCAACGTATGCTCGATGAAGTTTCTTTATTCCTGCATGTGGTAGATGGAAAGAAAAAGCAGGAACCAAGGAAAAACGATTACAAAAAATTAGGCGTGCTCACTGAAATCTTACATGGAAAAACAGTTTTAATTGTAGACGATGACGTTAGAAATATTTTCTCACTTTCTAAATCGCTCGAGAAATTAAAGATGAATGTGATAACTGCCATGAATGGCAAAGAAGCGCTGGAAAAACTCAACGATCATTCAGAAGTGGATGTAGTGTTACTCGATATGATGATGCCCGAAATGGATGGTTATGAAACGGCTAAAATTATTCGTGAAAATATGAAATGGCGCAACCTCCCGGTAATTGCAGTAACGGCAAAAGCCATGACGGGCGACCGCGATAAATGCATCAGCGCAGGCGCATCAGATTATATTACCAAGCCGGTGGACATTGATCAGTTGTTATCCTTGTTGAGAGTTTGGCTTTACGATAATTATGCATAA